A single genomic interval of Asterias amurensis chromosome 1, ASM3211899v1 harbors:
- the LOC139944181 gene encoding cholesterol 24-hydroxylase-like produces the protein MREIGRQCIMGQMEALKRGEKLDNNILSHILQSAMPAGDSNVIDLELMIDHCVTFFLAGQETTACLMASTLLELGRHPEIVYKMKTEVDAVLGDDGYVSFEDLSKLKYTTAVLKETLRFHSPVPIVLRKTPKEVVWNGIKLPANTSIIICIVNLARQKEYFESPEEFMPSRFLGGDNHNNMYIPFSLGPRKCIGKQFAMIEAQVAMAKLMKNFTFDLVPGQSFDCVASVTCKPKDSCRVYVKPAAPRSDIIPNV, from the exons ATGCGGGAGATTGGACGACAGTGTATTATGGGCCAGATGGAAGCGCTTAAACGAGGCGAGAAACTGGACAACAACATCCTCAGTCATATTCTGCAGTCTGCAATGCCAGCTGGTGACAGCAACGTCATAGACCTGGAGTTGATGATCGATCATTGTGTGACATTTTTCTTGGCAG GTCAAGAGACGACAGCGTGTCTTATGGCATCTACATTGCTGGAGCTTGGGAGACATCCAGAAATAGTGTACAA GATGAAGACTGAAGTTGATGCAGTGCTTGGTGATGATGGATATGTCAGCTTTGAAGACCTATCCAAACTGAAATACACAACCGCT GTGTTGAAGGAAACTTTACGTTTCCATTCCCCGGTGCCAATTGTGCTGAGGAAGACGCCGAAAGAAGTGGTCTGGAACGGCATTAAACTCCCTGCTAATACATCTATTATT ATTTGCATTGTGAACCTGGCGAGACAGAAGGAGTATTTCGAAAGCCCAGAAGAATTTATGCCGAGCCGATTCTTAGGTGGAGACAA cCACAATAACATGTACATCCCGTTCTCCCTGGGTCCAAGGAAGTGTATCGGGAAGCAGTTTGCTATG ATTGAGGCTCAGGTTGCCATGGCTAAGTTGATGAAgaatttcacctttgacctcgtgCCAGGTCAGAGTTTCGACTGTGTAGCTAGCGTTACCTGCAAGCCAAAGGATTCGTGTCGAGTATACGTCAAACCGGCCGCACCTAGGTCTGACATCATACCCAATGTCTGA